A stretch of Pseudorhodobacter turbinis DNA encodes these proteins:
- the rplJ gene encoding 50S ribosomal protein L10 yields the protein MDRAQKENVVEELGQIFESSGVVVVAHYAGITVAQMQDLRAQMREIGGSVRVAKNKLAKIALEGTPAAKLADLLTGMTVMAYSEDPVAAAKVADAYAKKNDKFVILGGAMGDTLLDTAGVKAVAAMPSREELIASIVSCIGAPASNIAGAIGAPASNIAGILSTIEDKAAA from the coding sequence GTGGATAGAGCACAAAAAGAGAACGTGGTCGAGGAACTCGGCCAGATCTTTGAAAGCTCTGGCGTCGTAGTGGTTGCCCACTACGCCGGGATCACGGTTGCACAGATGCAGGACCTTCGCGCGCAAATGCGTGAAATCGGTGGTTCTGTACGCGTTGCCAAGAACAAGCTCGCCAAGATCGCCCTTGAAGGGACGCCTGCTGCAAAGCTGGCCGACCTGCTTACGGGCATGACCGTGATGGCCTATTCCGAGGACCCTGTCGCTGCTGCGAAGGTCGCGGATGCATATGCCAAGAAAAACGACAAGTTCGTTATTCTTGGTGGTGCTATGGGCGATACACTGTTGGATACCGCCGGTGTGAAAGCCGTCGCAGCGATGCCGTCGCGTGAGGAGCTTATTGCTTCGATCGTGTCTTGCATCGGTGCGCCAGCATCGAACATCGCCGGGGCCATTGGCGCGCCTGCTTCGAACATCGCCGGCATCTTGTCCACGATTGAGGACAAGGCTGCCGCCTGA
- the nusG gene encoding transcription termination/antitermination protein NusG, with protein sequence MAKRWYSVSVLSNFEKKIAEQIKTAVVEAGLEEEIEEVMVPTEEVLEVRRGKKVTSERRFMPGYVLVRMEMTNRGYHLVTSINRVTGFLGPQGKPMPMRDEEVNSILNRAEEGEAAPRNLIRFEVGEQVNVTDGPFEGFAGSVEEVDEEHSRLKVTVSIFGRATPVELEFTQVAKIA encoded by the coding sequence ATGGCGAAGCGTTGGTATTCGGTAAGTGTTCTCTCTAACTTTGAGAAGAAGATTGCCGAGCAGATCAAAACGGCCGTAGTCGAAGCCGGGCTTGAGGAAGAAATCGAAGAAGTGATGGTTCCCACCGAAGAGGTGTTGGAAGTCCGTCGCGGCAAGAAAGTAACCTCAGAGCGTCGCTTTATGCCGGGCTATGTGCTGGTGCGCATGGAGATGACCAACCGCGGCTATCACCTCGTTACATCGATCAACCGCGTAACCGGTTTCTTGGGGCCGCAGGGCAAGCCGATGCCTATGCGCGATGAGGAAGTTAACTCGATCCTGAACCGTGCAGAAGAGGGTGAGGCCGCGCCGCGCAACCTGATCCGCTTTGAGGTCGGTGAGCAGGTGAATGTTACGGACGGGCCGTTCGAAGGCTTTGCCGGTTCGGTTGAGGAAGTTGATGAAGAGCATAGCCGCCTGAAGGTGACTGTCTCTATCTTTGGCCGGGCAACCCCGGTCGAATTGGAATTCACGCAGGTTGCCAAAATCGCCTGA
- the rpoC gene encoding DNA-directed RNA polymerase subunit beta' has translation MNQELSTNPFNPVAPVKTFDEIKVSLASPERILSWSYGEIKKPETINYRTFKPERDGLFCARIFGPIKDYECLCGKYKRMKYRGVVCEKCGVEVTLQKVRRERMGHIELAAPVAHIWFLKSLPSRIGLMLDTTLRDLERILYFENYVVIEPGLTDLTYGQLMSEEEYLDAQDLYGADAFTANIGAEAIREMLAAIDLEATAEQLREELKEATGELKPKKIIKRLKIVESFLESGNRPEWMILTVLPVIPPELRPLVPLDGGRFATSDLNDLYRRVINRNNRLKRLIELRAPDIIVRNEKRMLQESVDALFDNGRRGRVITGTNKRPLKSLSDMLKGKQGRFRQNLLGKRVDFSGRSVIVTGPELKLHQCGLPKKMALELFKPFIYSRLEAKGLSSTVKQAKKLVEKERPEVWDILDEVIREHPVLLNRAPTLHRLGIQAFEPILIEGKAIQLHPLVCSAFNADFDGDQMAVHVPLSLEAQLEARVLMMSTNNVLSPANGAPIIVPSQDMILGLYYTTMERKGMIGEGMAFADVTEVEHALQAGAVHLHTSIKARIKQIDNEGNEIWKRYETTPGRLRLGAMLPLNAKAPFDLVNRLLRKKDVQNVIDTVYRYCGQKESVIFCDQIMTMGFREAFKAGISFGKDDMLIPDTKWPIVNEVRDQVKEFEQQYMDGLITQGEKYNKVVDAWSKCSDKVAAEMMAEISAVRYTDEGVEQEPNSVYMMSHSGARGSPAQMKQLGGMRGLMAKPNGEIIETPIISNFKEGLTVLEYFNSTHGARKGLADTALKTANSGYLTRRLVDVAQDCIIRAHDCGTENSITASAAVNDGEVVSSLAERLLGRVAAEDILVPGQDEVIVARGELIDERTADLIDQASVASARIRSPLTCEAEEGVCAQCYGRDLARGTLVNQGEAVGIIAAQSIGEPGTQLTMRTFHIGGIAQGGQQSFLEASQEGKVEFRNANLLENVNGEQVVMGRAMQIAIIDEAGQERAAHKVSYGAKVHVKDGQMVKRGAKLFEWDPYTLPIIAEKAGVARFVDLISGISVREDTDDATGMTQKIVSDWRSAPKGNELKPEVIIMDEAGEPVRNDAGNPISYPMSVDAVLSVDDGQDIKPGDVVARIPREGAKTKDITGGLPRVAELFEARRPKDNAIIAESDGYVRFGKDYKNKRRITLEPLDDSLQPLEYMVPKGKHIPVQEGDFVQKGDYIMDGNPAPHDILRILGVEALANYMIDEVQDVYRLQGVKINDKHIEVIVRQMLQKFEVLDSGQTTLLKGENVDKTELDEANAKAHKLGVRPAIAEPILLGITKASLQTRSFISAASFQETTRVLTEASVQGKRDKLVGLKENVIVGRLIPAGTGGATSRVKRIAAERDQKVVDVRRDEAEQAAALAAPEVVVAEPVVNSEE, from the coding sequence ATGAACCAGGAACTTTCGACTAACCCGTTCAACCCGGTAGCCCCGGTCAAGACGTTTGACGAGATCAAGGTCTCTCTGGCCTCGCCAGAGCGGATCTTGTCGTGGTCTTACGGTGAGATCAAGAAACCGGAAACCATCAACTACCGTACGTTCAAGCCAGAGCGTGACGGCTTGTTCTGCGCGCGTATCTTTGGCCCGATCAAAGATTACGAATGCCTGTGCGGCAAATATAAGCGCATGAAATATCGCGGCGTTGTCTGCGAGAAATGCGGTGTGGAAGTTACGCTGCAAAAGGTCCGCCGTGAGCGGATGGGCCATATCGAATTGGCAGCACCCGTTGCCCACATCTGGTTCCTCAAGTCGTTGCCATCGCGCATCGGGTTGATGCTGGATACAACGCTGCGCGATCTTGAGCGCATCTTGTATTTCGAAAACTATGTGGTGATCGAGCCCGGCTTGACCGACCTTACCTATGGTCAGTTGATGTCCGAGGAAGAGTATCTTGACGCGCAAGATCTTTACGGTGCCGACGCCTTTACCGCCAATATCGGTGCCGAGGCCATCCGCGAGATGCTGGCCGCGATCGACTTGGAAGCGACGGCTGAACAGCTGCGCGAAGAGTTGAAAGAAGCCACTGGCGAATTGAAGCCGAAAAAGATCATCAAGCGTTTGAAGATTGTGGAATCTTTCCTCGAGTCGGGCAACCGTCCCGAATGGATGATCTTGACCGTTCTGCCGGTGATCCCGCCAGAGCTGCGCCCGCTGGTGCCGCTGGATGGTGGCCGCTTTGCGACCTCCGACCTTAACGATCTGTATCGTCGGGTTATCAACCGGAACAACCGCCTCAAGCGTCTGATCGAGCTGCGTGCGCCCGATATCATTGTGCGTAACGAAAAGCGGATGTTGCAGGAATCGGTCGATGCGCTGTTTGACAACGGTCGTCGCGGTCGTGTGATCACGGGCACCAACAAGCGCCCACTGAAATCGCTTTCGGACATGCTGAAGGGTAAGCAGGGTCGCTTCCGTCAGAACCTTTTGGGGAAACGCGTCGACTTCTCGGGGCGTTCGGTCATTGTGACCGGCCCGGAATTGAAGCTGCATCAATGCGGCTTGCCGAAAAAGATGGCCTTGGAGCTGTTCAAGCCGTTCATCTATTCGCGTCTTGAGGCGAAGGGTCTTTCCTCGACCGTCAAGCAGGCGAAGAAGCTGGTCGAAAAAGAGCGTCCCGAAGTTTGGGATATTCTGGATGAGGTGATCCGCGAGCATCCGGTTCTGTTGAACCGCGCGCCAACCTTGCACCGTTTGGGCATCCAGGCGTTTGAACCGATCCTGATCGAAGGTAAGGCTATTCAGCTGCACCCGCTGGTTTGTTCTGCCTTTAACGCTGACTTTGACGGTGACCAGATGGCGGTCCACGTGCCGCTGTCGCTAGAAGCGCAGCTTGAAGCCCGCGTTCTGATGATGTCGACGAACAACGTGCTTTCGCCTGCAAACGGTGCGCCAATTATCGTGCCATCGCAGGATATGATCTTGGGTCTGTACTATACGACCATGGAACGTAAGGGCATGATTGGCGAAGGCATGGCCTTTGCTGACGTCACCGAGGTAGAGCACGCGTTGCAAGCGGGTGCTGTCCACTTGCACACCAGCATCAAGGCCCGGATCAAACAGATCGACAACGAGGGCAATGAGATTTGGAAGCGGTATGAGACCACGCCGGGCCGTTTGCGCCTTGGTGCGATGCTGCCGCTGAATGCCAAAGCGCCGTTTGATCTGGTTAACCGTTTGCTGCGGAAGAAGGACGTCCAGAACGTTATTGATACGGTTTACCGTTATTGCGGGCAGAAAGAGTCCGTGATCTTCTGTGACCAGATCATGACCATGGGCTTCCGCGAGGCGTTCAAGGCCGGTATTTCGTTTGGTAAAGACGACATGCTGATCCCTGACACCAAGTGGCCCATCGTGAACGAAGTCCGCGATCAGGTTAAAGAATTCGAACAGCAATATATGGACGGTCTGATCACTCAGGGCGAGAAATATAACAAAGTTGTCGATGCTTGGTCGAAATGTTCGGACAAGGTTGCTGCTGAGATGATGGCCGAGATCTCGGCTGTTCGCTACACCGACGAAGGTGTGGAGCAGGAGCCGAACTCGGTCTATATGATGTCGCACTCCGGTGCGCGTGGTTCGCCTGCTCAGATGAAGCAGCTGGGCGGGATGCGCGGCTTGATGGCCAAGCCAAACGGCGAAATCATCGAGACGCCGATCATCTCGAACTTTAAAGAAGGTCTGACCGTGTTGGAGTACTTTAACTCCACCCACGGTGCCCGTAAGGGTCTTGCGGATACGGCTTTGAAGACTGCGAACTCGGGCTATCTGACACGTCGTTTGGTGGATGTTGCCCAAGATTGCATCATCCGGGCGCATGATTGTGGCACCGAAAACAGCATCACCGCTTCGGCTGCCGTGAATGACGGGGAGGTTGTTTCCTCCTTGGCAGAACGCTTGCTGGGTCGTGTGGCCGCCGAGGATATCCTCGTTCCCGGTCAGGATGAGGTGATCGTGGCCCGTGGAGAGTTGATCGACGAACGTACTGCTGATCTGATTGATCAGGCAAGCGTTGCCTCGGCACGTATCCGCAGCCCGCTGACCTGCGAAGCCGAAGAGGGCGTTTGCGCCCAGTGCTATGGCCGTGACTTGGCCCGTGGTACTTTGGTGAACCAAGGCGAAGCTGTCGGCATCATCGCCGCACAGTCGATCGGTGAGCCCGGCACACAGCTGACGATGCGGACGTTCCACATCGGCGGTATTGCGCAGGGTGGCCAGCAGTCGTTCTTGGAAGCTTCCCAGGAAGGCAAGGTGGAATTCCGCAATGCCAACCTGTTGGAAAACGTCAATGGCGAGCAGGTTGTCATGGGTCGTGCGATGCAGATCGCGATCATCGACGAGGCCGGCCAAGAGCGGGCAGCGCATAAGGTGTCTTACGGCGCCAAAGTGCACGTCAAGGATGGCCAGATGGTCAAACGTGGCGCCAAACTGTTCGAATGGGACCCCTACACCCTGCCGATCATCGCTGAAAAAGCCGGTGTCGCGCGGTTTGTGGATCTGATCTCGGGCATCTCGGTCCGTGAGGATACCGATGATGCAACAGGCATGACACAGAAAATTGTGTCTGACTGGCGGTCGGCGCCGAAGGGCAACGAACTTAAGCCTGAAGTTATCATCATGGATGAAGCCGGTGAGCCTGTGCGCAACGATGCGGGCAATCCGATTTCCTATCCGATGTCGGTTGATGCGGTTCTGTCGGTCGATGATGGTCAAGACATCAAGCCCGGTGACGTTGTTGCCCGTATTCCGCGCGAAGGCGCCAAGACCAAGGACATCACCGGGGGTCTTCCTCGTGTGGCAGAATTGTTCGAGGCCCGTCGTCCGAAAGATAACGCGATCATCGCGGAATCTGATGGTTATGTGCGGTTCGGCAAGGACTATAAGAACAAGCGCCGCATCACGCTGGAGCCACTGGACGACAGCTTGCAGCCGTTGGAATACATGGTGCCGAAGGGCAAGCACATTCCTGTTCAGGAAGGTGACTTTGTCCAGAAGGGCGATTACATCATGGACGGCAACCCCGCCCCGCACGACATCTTGCGGATTCTTGGCGTGGAAGCTTTGGCCAACTACATGATTGACGAAGTGCAGGACGTGTATCGTTTGCAAGGCGTTAAGATCAACGACAAGCATATCGAGGTGATCGTTCGCCAGATGCTGCAAAAGTTCGAGGTTCTTGACTCGGGCCAGACCACGCTTCTGAAAGGCGAAAACGTCGATAAGACGGAGTTGGATGAAGCCAACGCCAAGGCGCATAAGCTGGGTGTTCGCCCTGCTATTGCAGAGCCGATCTTGTTGGGGATCACCAAGGCGTCCTTGCAGACGCGCAGCTTTATCTCGGCTGCGTCCTTCCAGGAAACCACGCGGGTTCTGACCGAGGCTTCGGTACAGGGCAAGCGCGACAAACTTGTCGGCCTGAAGGAAAACGTCATCGTGGGTCGTTTGATCCCGGCAGGGACGGGCGGTGCAACCAGCCGCGTGAAGCGCATCGCCGCTGAGCGTGACCAGAAGGTTGTCGATGTCCGTCGTGACGAGGCCGAGCAGGCAGCCGCACTGGCCGCGCCCGAAGTTGTTGTGGCCGAACCGGTCGTAAACAGCGAAGAGTAA
- the rplL gene encoding 50S ribosomal protein L7/L12, with protein MADLKKLAEEIVGLTLLEAQELKTILKDEYGIEPAAGGAVMMAGPAAAGEAAEEQTEFDVVLTEAGPNKINVIKEVRGITGLGLKEAKDLVEAGGKVKEGVSKADAEELKTKLEAAGAKVELK; from the coding sequence ATGGCTGATCTGAAAAAACTCGCCGAAGAGATCGTAGGTCTTACCCTTCTCGAGGCACAAGAACTGAAAACCATCCTGAAGGATGAGTATGGCATCGAGCCCGCTGCTGGCGGCGCTGTGATGATGGCTGGTCCTGCTGCTGCTGGTGAAGCTGCAGAAGAGCAGACCGAATTTGACGTTGTTCTGACCGAAGCTGGTCCTAACAAAATCAACGTCATCAAAGAAGTTCGCGGCATCACTGGTCTTGGTCTGAAAGAAGCCAAAGACTTGGTTGAAGCTGGCGGCAAAGTCAAAGAAGGCGTTTCCAAAGCTGATGCTGAAGAGCTGAAGACAAAATTGGAAGCTGCTGGCGCGAAAGTTGAACTGAAGTAA
- the rplA gene encoding 50S ribosomal protein L1: protein MAKFGKRTRAAREAFAGKDLISVDDAVELIKSNAKAKFDETLEISMNLGVDPRHADQMVRGVVTLPNGTGKTVRVAVFARGPKADEATAAGADIVGAEDLMEAIQGGKIDFDRCIATPDMMPLVGRLGKILGPRNLMPNPKVGTVTMDVAGAVGNAKGGEVQFKVEKAGVIHAGIGKASFDAAKLAENVRAFVDAVTKARPAGAKGAYVKKVCLSSTMGPGVAVDLASTAAK, encoded by the coding sequence ATGGCAAAGTTTGGAAAACGTACGCGCGCGGCGCGGGAAGCTTTTGCTGGCAAAGATTTGATCTCGGTCGATGATGCTGTTGAACTGATCAAGTCCAACGCGAAGGCCAAGTTTGACGAGACGCTGGAAATCTCGATGAACCTCGGGGTTGATCCACGTCACGCTGACCAAATGGTTCGCGGTGTTGTGACATTGCCGAACGGCACTGGTAAAACAGTTCGTGTGGCTGTGTTTGCGCGTGGCCCGAAAGCTGATGAAGCAACGGCTGCTGGTGCTGATATCGTTGGTGCCGAGGATCTGATGGAAGCTATTCAGGGCGGCAAGATCGATTTTGATCGTTGCATCGCCACACCTGACATGATGCCATTGGTCGGTCGTTTGGGCAAAATCCTTGGCCCACGCAACCTGATGCCAAACCCGAAGGTCGGGACGGTAACGATGGATGTGGCTGGCGCTGTTGGCAATGCCAAGGGTGGCGAAGTACAGTTCAAAGTCGAAAAAGCAGGCGTTATCCATGCTGGTATCGGCAAAGCGTCGTTTGATGCTGCGAAACTGGCTGAAAACGTTCGCGCTTTTGTTGACGCTGTCACCAAAGCACGTCCTGCCGGTGCAAAAGGTGCATATGTGAAGAAGGTTTGCCTGTCTTCAACTATGGGCCCTGGCGTCGCTGTGGATCTCGCATCGACTGCTGCGAAGTAA
- the rplK gene encoding 50S ribosomal protein L11, producing MAKKIIGQLKLQVKAGQANPSPPVGPALGQRGLNIMAFVKEFNAKTADLEPGTPTPTIITYYQDKSFSLETKSAPAAYLLKKAAGLPPVGKRNRTKGSPKPGRETAGSVTVAQIRKIAEEKMKDLNATDVDGAMQIILGSARSCGIEVKG from the coding sequence ATGGCCAAGAAGATTATCGGGCAGCTCAAGCTGCAAGTTAAAGCGGGTCAAGCGAACCCATCCCCACCCGTCGGTCCAGCTTTGGGTCAGCGCGGCTTGAACATCATGGCGTTCGTAAAAGAATTCAACGCCAAGACTGCTGATCTGGAGCCGGGTACGCCGACGCCAACGATCATCACCTATTATCAGGATAAGTCGTTCAGCCTTGAGACCAAGTCTGCACCAGCCGCTTACCTGTTGAAAAAAGCTGCTGGCCTTCCACCTGTTGGTAAGCGGAATCGCACCAAAGGTTCGCCGAAGCCCGGTCGTGAGACTGCAGGTTCGGTGACTGTTGCGCAAATTCGCAAAATTGCCGAAGAGAAGATGAAAGATTTGAACGCAACGGACGTTGATGGTGCGATGCAGATCATCCTTGGTTCGGCCCGCTCTTGCGGTATCGAGGTGAAAGGATAA
- the rpoB gene encoding DNA-directed RNA polymerase subunit beta — MAQSYVGQKRIRRYFGKIREVLEMPNLIEVQKSSYDLFLKSGEGPKPADGEGIQGVFQSVFPIKDFNETAVLEFVKYELEKPKYDVDECQSRDMTYAAPLKVTLRLIVFDVDEDTGARSVKDIKEQDVFMGDMPLMTQNGTFVVNGTERVIVSQMHRSPGVFFDHDKGKTHSSGKLLFACRIIPYRGSWLDFEFDAKDIVFARIDRRRKLPVTTLLYALGMGQEQIMDAYYQTVSYKYEKNKGWVTKFFPERVRGTRPAYDIVDADTGEILCKAGDKMTPRMVKQIIDADNVKELLLPFDQILGKFVAKDIINEETGEIWVEAGDELTMEYDKDGEIKGGSLKVLLDQGITDIPVLDIDNVNVGPYIRNTLAADKNMGRDTALMDIYRVMRPGEPPTVEAASNLFDTLFFDSERYDLSAVGRVKMNMRLDLGKPDTQRTLDRDDIVACIKALTELRDGKGEIDDIDHLGNRRVRSVGELMENQYRVGLLRMERAIKERMSSVEIDTIMPQDLINAKPAAAAVREFFGSSQLSQFMDQTNPLSEVTHKRRLSALGPGGLTRERAGFEVRDVHPTHYGRMCPIETPEGQNIGLINSLATFARVNKYGFIETPYRKVVDGKVTDEVVYMSATEEMRHTVAQANAQLDDEGRFVNDLVSTRKAGDFMLNPSDAVDLIDVSPKQLVSVAASLIPFLENDDANRALMGSNMMRQAVPLVKSDAPFVGTGIEGIVARDSGAAIMARRAGIIDQVDAQRIVVRATEMMEPGEPGVDIYRLRKFKRSNQSSCINQRPLVKVGDTVVRGEVVADGPSTDMGELAVGRNVIVAFMPWNGYNYEDSILISERILKDDVFTSIHIDEYEVAARDTKLGPEEITRDIPNVGEEALRNLDEAGIVYIGAEVQPGDILVGKITPKGESPMTPEEKLLRAIFGEKASDVRDTSLRLPPGAFGTIVEVRVFNRHGVDKDERALQIEREEVERLARDRDDELVILERNIYSRLKTLIMGKTAVKGPKGIRAGSTIDEDLLGTLSRGQWWQLALGEEAEAKDVEALHEQFESQKRALDHRFDDKVEKVRRGDDLPPGVMKMVKVFVAVKRKLQPGDKMAGRHGNKGVVSKVVPMEDMPFLADGTTVDICLNPLGVPSRMNVGQILETHMGWAARGFGMKIDEALSAYRRSGDMTPVQEAMRLAYGDETYEAAFTDRTDEEFLELAGNVTAGVPIATPVFDGAKEADINDALKRAGFAESGQSIVFDGRSGEQFARPITVGVKYLLKLHHLVDDKLHARSTGPYSLVTQQPLGGKAQFGGQRLGEMEVWALEAYGAAYTLQEMLTVKSDDVAGRTKMYESIVKGEDNFEAGVPESFNVLVKEVRGLGLNMELLDSEEE, encoded by the coding sequence ATGGCTCAGAGCTACGTAGGTCAAAAGCGAATCCGCCGCTACTTTGGCAAAATCCGTGAAGTTTTGGAGATGCCGAACCTTATCGAGGTTCAGAAATCCTCCTATGACTTGTTCCTGAAGTCGGGCGAAGGCCCGAAACCCGCCGATGGCGAGGGGATTCAGGGCGTTTTCCAATCGGTATTCCCGATCAAGGATTTCAATGAAACCGCTGTTTTGGAGTTCGTGAAATACGAGCTCGAAAAGCCGAAATATGATGTCGACGAATGCCAGTCGCGCGACATGACATACGCAGCACCGCTTAAGGTGACACTGCGTTTGATCGTGTTTGATGTCGACGAGGATACCGGCGCGCGTTCGGTCAAGGACATCAAAGAACAAGACGTATTCATGGGCGACATGCCTTTGATGACGCAAAACGGCACATTTGTGGTCAACGGCACCGAGCGCGTGATCGTAAGCCAGATGCACCGTTCGCCGGGCGTGTTCTTCGACCACGACAAGGGCAAGACCCATTCGAGCGGCAAGCTGTTGTTTGCTTGCCGGATCATCCCTTACCGCGGTTCATGGCTGGACTTTGAGTTCGACGCCAAAGACATCGTATTTGCGCGCATCGACCGTCGCCGCAAACTGCCGGTGACGACGCTTTTGTATGCGCTTGGCATGGGCCAAGAGCAGATCATGGACGCGTATTACCAAACCGTCAGCTACAAGTACGAAAAGAATAAGGGCTGGGTTACCAAGTTCTTCCCCGAGCGTGTGCGCGGTACCCGTCCGGCCTATGACATCGTTGACGCCGATACCGGCGAAATTCTGTGCAAAGCCGGCGACAAGATGACGCCGCGGATGGTCAAACAGATCATCGATGCTGATAATGTTAAAGAGTTGTTGCTGCCTTTCGATCAAATCCTGGGCAAGTTTGTCGCCAAGGACATCATCAACGAAGAAACCGGTGAGATTTGGGTCGAAGCCGGTGACGAACTGACGATGGAATACGACAAAGACGGCGAAATCAAGGGCGGTAGCCTGAAGGTTCTGCTGGATCAAGGCATCACGGATATTCCGGTTCTCGACATCGATAACGTCAATGTCGGCCCCTATATCCGCAACACCTTGGCCGCCGATAAGAACATGGGCCGCGACACCGCGTTGATGGACATCTACCGCGTTATGCGTCCAGGTGAGCCGCCAACTGTTGAGGCTGCGTCCAACCTGTTCGACACGTTGTTCTTTGATAGCGAGCGTTACGACCTTTCGGCCGTTGGTCGCGTGAAAATGAACATGCGTCTGGACCTGGGCAAGCCCGACACCCAGCGTACATTGGACCGTGACGATATCGTGGCCTGCATCAAGGCCTTGACCGAGCTTCGCGATGGCAAGGGTGAGATCGACGATATCGATCACCTCGGCAACCGTCGTGTGCGCTCCGTTGGCGAATTGATGGAAAACCAGTACCGCGTTGGCCTTTTGCGCATGGAACGTGCGATCAAAGAGCGGATGTCGAGCGTCGAGATCGATACGATCATGCCACAAGACCTGATCAACGCGAAACCGGCTGCGGCTGCGGTGCGTGAATTCTTCGGCTCTTCGCAGCTGTCGCAGTTCATGGACCAAACCAACCCGCTGTCGGAAGTCACCCACAAGCGCCGTCTTTCGGCTCTTGGGCCAGGGGGCTTGACGCGTGAGCGTGCGGGCTTTGAGGTTCGCGACGTTCACCCGACCCACTACGGTCGGATGTGCCCGATTGAAACGCCGGAAGGTCAGAACATTGGCCTGATCAACTCTCTCGCGACATTTGCGCGGGTGAATAAATACGGCTTTATTGAGACCCCATACCGCAAGGTTGTGGACGGCAAGGTAACCGACGAAGTGGTTTACATGTCGGCCACCGAGGAAATGCGGCATACGGTTGCGCAGGCGAACGCGCAGCTTGATGATGAAGGCCGTTTTGTGAATGATCTGGTTTCCACACGGAAAGCCGGCGACTTCATGCTGAACCCTTCTGACGCAGTGGACCTGATCGACGTTTCGCCAAAGCAGCTTGTGTCTGTTGCGGCATCCTTGATCCCCTTCCTTGAAAACGACGACGCCAACCGTGCCTTGATGGGCTCGAACATGATGCGTCAGGCGGTACCTTTGGTGAAATCCGATGCGCCATTCGTTGGCACGGGGATCGAAGGCATCGTTGCGCGTGACAGTGGGGCGGCCATCATGGCGCGCCGCGCGGGCATCATCGATCAGGTGGATGCACAGCGTATCGTTGTGCGTGCAACCGAGATGATGGAACCCGGAGAGCCGGGCGTGGACATCTACCGTCTGCGCAAGTTCAAACGTTCGAACCAGTCGTCCTGCATCAACCAGCGTCCGCTGGTGAAGGTGGGTGATACCGTTGTTCGCGGCGAAGTTGTTGCCGATGGTCCAAGCACGGATATGGGCGAACTGGCTGTTGGCCGGAACGTCATCGTGGCCTTCATGCCGTGGAATGGTTACAACTACGAAGACTCCATCCTGATTTCGGAACGCATTCTGAAAGACGACGTATTCACCTCGATCCACATCGACGAATACGAAGTTGCGGCGCGCGATACGAAACTGGGCCCGGAAGAGATCACCCGCGATATTCCCAATGTCGGTGAGGAAGCCTTGCGCAACCTCGACGAGGCCGGGATCGTTTATATCGGTGCCGAAGTGCAGCCGGGTGATATTCTGGTCGGTAAGATCACGCCAAAGGGTGAAAGCCCGATGACGCCGGAAGAAAAGCTGTTGCGCGCGATCTTTGGTGAAAAAGCCTCGGACGTTCGCGATACATCCCTGCGCTTGCCGCCGGGTGCTTTCGGGACAATCGTCGAAGTGCGTGTGTTCAACCGTCACGGGGTCGACAAGGACGAACGCGCCTTGCAGATCGAACGTGAAGAGGTGGAACGCCTTGCACGTGACCGTGACGATGAGTTGGTCATTCTGGAGCGGAACATCTATTCGCGCCTCAAGACCCTGATCATGGGCAAGACCGCTGTTAAGGGGCCGAAGGGCATCCGCGCAGGATCGACCATCGATGAGGATCTGCTTGGCACGCTTAGCCGTGGTCAGTGGTGGCAGTTGGCGCTTGGCGAAGAAGCCGAAGCCAAAGACGTCGAAGCGCTGCACGAGCAATTCGAGAGCCAGAAACGCGCCTTGGATCACCGTTTTGACGATAAGGTCGAAAAGGTACGGCGCGGCGATGACTTGCCTCCGGGCGTGATGAAGATGGTCAAAGTGTTCGTGGCTGTGAAGCGCAAGCTGCAGCCGGGCGACAAAATGGCTGGTCGTCACGGCAACAAAGGTGTTGTGTCCAAAGTGGTACCAATGGAAGACATGCCGTTCCTCGCTGATGGGACGACCGTGGATATCTGTTTGAACCCCTTGGGTGTGCCTTCGCGGATGAACGTTGGTCAGATTCTTGAAACCCACATGGGTTGGGCCGCACGCGGCTTTGGGATGAAGATTGACGAGGCATTGTCGGCTTATCGTCGTTCGGGGGATATGACCCCGGTGCAGGAAGCGATGCGCTTGGCTTATGGGGATGAAACCTATGAGGCAGCCTTTACCGACCGCACAGACGAGGAGTTCTTGGAGCTGGCAGGCAATGTGACGGCAGGTGTGCCGATTGCAACGCCAGTCTTTGACGGTGCGAAGGAAGCGGATATCAATGACGCGTTGAAACGGGCAGGGTTCGCAGAATCCGGTCAGTCGATCGTGTTTGATGGCCGCTCGGGTGAACAATTCGCCCGTCCGATCACCGTGGGCGTCAAGTACTTGCTGAAGCTGCACCACCTTGTGGATGACAAGCTGCACGCACGTTCAACCGGCCCGTACTCGCTTGTGACCCAGCAGCCGCTGGGTGGTAAGGCGCAGTTCGGTGGTCAGCGTCTTGGGGAAATGGAGGTCTGGGCCCTTGAGGCTTATGGCGCTGCATATACCTTGCAAGAGATGTTGACTGTGAAGTCGGATGACGTCGCAGGCCGGACCAAAATGTATGAGAGCATCGTGAAGGGTGAAGATAACTTTGAGGCCGGTGTGCCTGAAAGCTTCAACGTTCTGGTGAAGGAAGTACGTGGCCTTGGCCTGAATATGGAACTCCTGGACTCGGAAGAAGAATAA